The Pseudanabaena sp. ABRG5-3 genome includes the window GTGATTTTGTGCTGACCTGTGGTGAGATTCCTGCACTGGCGCTCATAAATGGAGTAGTACGTTTGCGTCCGGGAACAGTTGGGAAAGAAGATTCTCTCAAGTTTGAGAGTTTTGAAGATGGATTATTAGACTATCCACAATATACTCGTCCACCCATATTTCGGGGGTGGGAAGTTCCCGAAGTATTGCGATCTGGCAATCATAAATTGATTGCCGAATGGAGAAAGGAACAACAAATTTTAAGAACAAAGCAACGCCGTCCCGATTTGCTATAACCCTGCAAGTAGCGACGCTACTTGCAGGGTTATAGCTATGCTGAGCTACTTAATATTTACGTGGTGTGTAAACCCTCAAGCGATCGCCTAATTCTAAAACCTTAGTCTTGCTCGATCCTACAATAATAACCGTTTGCATATCGGCAAGTTCAGGCTCTAATTCCGCAAGCGTAATCACCTTCACATTTTCTCCTTTACGTCCCATTTTATGACCAAGAACTACTGGTGTATTAGGCGATCGCCATTTCAATAATGTCTCTTTGGCGGCTGGGAGTTGCCATTTGCGTTGCATGGAAATGGGATTATAAATCGCAATCACAAAATCAGCTTGGGCGGCGGCAGATAATCTCTGTTCGATAACTTCCCAAGGTTTGAGAATATCTGATAGAGAAATAGTACAGAAATCATGTCCAATGGGTGCGCCAATGGCGGCGGCGGCAGCTTGGGCGGCAGATATGCCGGGGGCAACATGAATATCGATATGGTTCCATTTGGGACTATCCTGATCGACTACTTCAAATACAGCCGAAGCCATGCCATAGATTCCCGCATCTCCCGACGAAACAATGACTACAGATTTTCCTTCGGTGGCTAATTCAAGGGCATGACGAGCGCGATCAAGTTCCACACGGTTATCGGAAGCATGGATCGTTTTTCCTTTGGTAAATCCTTTAACTAGATTCACGTAGGTTTTATAACCGACAAAATCTGTAGCTGCTTCCAAAATTGCCTTGACCTCGGGTGACATCCATTTTGCTGACCCCGGCCCTGTGCCAATGATGGATAACTTGCCGATGGTGCTGGGATTTAGAGAGGATTCTGTTTGATATACTAAGTACTTGGAACTTAGTTTAGAAGCGATCGCTTCTAATTTCACGTCCTCAGCAATAACTTCTATTTGATGAGTGGCATCATCAGCAAAGGGAAGATTACTATCACTTAGCCAAGTTGCCTCACCAATGAGTTTAACCCTTGCCCCTGCTAATAAATCTGCTACAAAAGTCTTTGCCTGCTCATCGGAATTTAGCAATCGATAATTAGCAGGTGGCGCTAACAATGAAGTTTGAAAGCGTAAGTCGCCTGTGGTCGTGATGGCTGGCTGGATTTGAAGTGATTTGGCGATCGCTCTGGCAAGTTCATTAGCACCATTTAATCCGCCCAATAGAGGCACAACCGCACTACCATCTTCAGCGATCGCAATTACGGGAGGTTCGGTGCGTTTATCTGAGAGGAGGGGCGCTAGCGATCGAATGAGGATGCCTGCGGCACAAATGCCAATGATTGCATGTCCTTGGCTAAATAATTCACTGACAGTTTCGCTAAATTTGTCATAGGTGTGATCGGCGGTTTGGGTGCGTGAGGCAAGCCCATAGATTGTGGCGTTAGGAATTACGGTTTGCACTTGTCTCGCGATCGCAATACTCTTTTCCCCTAAGACGATGATTACAGATGATTTCATTTGTTTTCTGCTGTTTGACTGTTATTTTTACTGTTTATTTGTTAATTTGTTCTTCGATAAAACTGGGGCAATTAGTAATAGTTTTGATGAACAGATTGCCCTATCTTTAGTGTAGTTTTTTGTAGCTTTTCTTGACTTAGCTTTTTAATTTGGCTATATTTTAATCCATAGATTGTCAGCAAAATTTCCTCTAAAACTACTGTGTCTTAAAACTTAATGAGCCGCGTAAATCCCACCTTAGGTGAAATTAACCAGTGGTTAAATGAATTGCCAACGATTGAAGAGCTTAAGCAAGTTCCCGGTTTTGAGATTGGCAAAGCATACTATTTTGTACGAATTGGTGGCACATGGCGCATTGGGAAGGAAAATCCATATGTTGATGTCAAAAATATTGCAGGTAAACCCGATAATATTCTTTGTTTTGCAGAAGGTGATGAAATCAACAAAAGAATTGCGGGTAAAAGAGACTGTGAATCAGCAAGTCTGCATACCATTAGAATAAAAGCCGAAAAAAAAGATGCTAATAGCTTCGATAGGTTATTGGTAGGTATAGGATTACGCAAGGAGTTTTTAGAGTTTGTTTGGGATAAGAATCCAAGGGAGCTTTATGAGAAGCAGATTGCAGACTATAAAAAATCACATAATATTAATAATGGCATAACAATCCTTACTTTTCTGATTGTTGTTGTAATTATGATGTTCCCCTATGGGAATAAATTGATATCTTGTGATTTCACAGGTAATCTACAAATTGCTAATGATGGCTTGGTGGATGGACTAAGTTGGAAATATCAAAATCTATCATCAGACAAGAAGATTTTATTTTTACAAAAAACTGGATTAGATAGGACACTAAATGCAAAATGTACTCTTGAAAACAGTGATTTAAAGGATCTAATTTCAAGATACTTAGATAGCAATAAAGATCGATTTAATGACAATACACAAAGGGATCTATTTTTGCAAAAATTATCCAATGAAATTAGCCATATCCAATAAAAAGCCCTCATGCGATCGCATGGGGCTATGAGGGAGTTTTCAAACAGTTCGAGAAGCCTTAAATAACTGCTGAAATAACCGTTGTAATAAGTCCCTGACACCATAAGGGACAGACAGCTAAAAAATTTATCTAGGATTTGGCTTTTAAGCTGCTCAGATATTCTAGAGAAAAGCAATTGGTCAATACTTGGGTATA containing:
- the cobJ gene encoding precorrin-3B C(17)-methyltransferase; the protein is MKSSVIIVLGEKSIAIARQVQTVIPNATIYGLASRTQTADHTYDKFSETVSELFSQGHAIIGICAAGILIRSLAPLLSDKRTEPPVIAIAEDGSAVVPLLGGLNGANELARAIAKSLQIQPAITTTGDLRFQTSLLAPPANYRLLNSDEQAKTFVADLLAGARVKLIGEATWLSDSNLPFADDATHQIEVIAEDVKLEAIASKLSSKYLVYQTESSLNPSTIGKLSIIGTGPGSAKWMSPEVKAILEAATDFVGYKTYVNLVKGFTKGKTIHASDNRVELDRARHALELATEGKSVVIVSSGDAGIYGMASAVFEVVDQDSPKWNHIDIHVAPGISAAQAAAAAIGAPIGHDFCTISLSDILKPWEVIEQRLSAAAQADFVIAIYNPISMQRKWQLPAAKETLLKWRSPNTPVVLGHKMGRKGENVKVITLAELEPELADMQTVIIVGSSKTKVLELGDRLRVYTPRKY